One segment of Coffea arabica cultivar ET-39 chromosome 7c, Coffea Arabica ET-39 HiFi, whole genome shotgun sequence DNA contains the following:
- the LOC113699069 gene encoding thioredoxin H-type: MAEEGQVISCHTVEAWTEQLQKGNDSKKLIVVDFTASWCGPCRFIAPFLAELAKKLPTVTFIKVDVDELKSVAQDWAVEAMPTFMFLKEGKIVDKVVGANKDLLQQSIAKHLSAATATASA; the protein is encoded by the exons ATGGCGGAAGAAGGACAAGTGATTAGCTGCCACACTGTTGAAGCCTGGACCGAGCAGCTCCAGAAGGGGAACGACTCCAAAAAGCtg ATAGTCGTTGATTTTACCGCATCATGGTGTGGACCTTGTCGCTTCATTGCTCCATTCTTGGCTGAATTGGCAAAGAAGCTGCCCACTGTCACCTTCATAAAGGTGGATGTGGATGAGTTGAAG TCTGTTGCTCAAGATTGGGCTGTGGAGGCAATGCCGACTTTCATGTTTCTGAAGGAAGGGAAAATTGTGGATAAGGTTGTTGGAGCAAACAAAGATCTGCTGCAGCAGAGTATTGCTAAGCACTTGAGTGCTGCTACTGCTACTGCCTCTGCCTAA
- the LOC113698530 gene encoding ribosomal RNA small subunit methyltransferase, mitochondrial: MLHRCKSLPSKFSAAIIRRSFLIQQIRSKSSRRFNIRDSDKEDDEDDYDNNLGSDVKVSEKHLQLFKSRGQHLLTNPRVLDTIVRKSNIKPNDTVLEIGPGTGNLTLKLLEVAEKVNAIEIDKRMVEILHKKVAERGFEDRLTVIRDDALKVDFPQFDLVVANIPYGISSRLVAKFVFGGSKFRSATLLLQKEFARRLLADPGEPEYNRLAANVKLVADVEFVMDVSKRDFLPVPKIDSSVIKIWPKEDVPSVDLMEWWAFTRMCFSKKNKTLGAIFKKKRKLMELMKLSQTDGSFHGDDEKEVELNAESEDEHEDDKNEMETNLAMGYKKGMSSFKEKVVEIIRSGGVESKRPSKLSNEELLHLLSVFNQAGIHFHDQAEVKDANNAKYYDKLITTFIKYELTPN; the protein is encoded by the exons ATGCTTCACCGTTGCAAGTCCCTTCCTAGCAAATTTTCTGCAGCTATAATCAGGAGAAGCTTTCTCATCCAACAAATTCGCTCGAAATCAAGCCGTCGTTTCAACATCAGAGACTCGGATAAAGAAGATGACGAGGATGACTACGATAACAATCTCGGAAGCGACGTTAAAGTTTCAGAGAAACATTTACAGCTATTCAAAAGCCGGGGACAACATCTCCTCACTAACCCGCGAGTCCTCGATACTATTGTCAGGAAATCCAATATAAAACCCAATGACACCGTTTTAGAAATCGGACCCGGCACCGGAAATCTGACTTTGAAGCTGCTTGAAGTTGCGGAGAAAGTTAATGCTATCGAAATCGACAAGCGCATGGTCGAAATTCTTCACAAGAAAGTCGCTGAGCGAGGATTTGAAGACCGGTTGACT GTAATACGTGATGACGCACTGAAGGTTGATTTTCCACAATTTGATCTCGTGGTAGCTAATATTCCCTATGGGATATCCTCGCGTTTGGTAGCGAAGTTCGTGTTTGGCGGGAGTAAGTTCAGGAGTGCAACACTTTTACTTCAGAAAGAGTTTGCTAGGAGGCTGTTAGCCGATCCTGGTGAACCAGAGTATAACCGGTTAGCGGCGAATGTGAAGCTGGTGGCAGACGTGGAGTTTGTTATGGACGTAAGCAAGAGGGACTTTTTGCCTGTTCCTAAGATTGATTCTTCGGTGATCAAGATCTGGCCTAAAGAGGACGTTCCAAGTGTTGATTTGATGGAATGGTGGGCGTTTACACGGATGTGCTTTAGCAAGAAAAATAAGACACTCGGTGCGATATTTAAGAAGAAGAGGAAGTTGATGGAGCTGATGAAGCTGTCGCAAACTGATGGGAGTTTCCATGGTGatgatgaaaaggaagttgaGCTGAATGCAGAAAGTGAAGATGAACATGAAGATGACAAAAATGAAATGGAGACGAATTTGGCAATGGGCTATAAGAAAGGGATGAGCTCGTTTAAAGAGAAAGTCGTGGAAATCATTAGATCTGGAGGAGTGGAGAGCAAGAGGCCTTCAAAGCTATCAAATGAGGAATTGCTGCATTTGCTCTCCGTGTTTAATCAAGCTGGTatacattttcatgatcaaGCAGAGGTCAAGGATGCAAACAATGCAAAATACTATGACAAATTGATAACGACTTTTATTAAATACGAGTTGACTCCAAACTAA
- the LOC113699068 gene encoding beta-galactosidase 3 gives MMETNKFAKWVLVLCMVVVLGAEFVQSGVSYDRKAVVINEQRRILISGSIHYPRSTPEMWEDLINKAKDGGLDVIETYVFWNVHEPSPGNYNFEGRYDLVRFIKTIQKAGLYAHLRIGPYVCAEWNFGGFPVWLKYVPGISFRTDNEPFKMYMQRFTEKIVRLMKSENLFESQGGPIILSQIENEYGPQVKVLGAPAHQYMTWAANMAVGLNTGVPWVMCKEEDAPDPVINTCNGFYCDSFTPNKPYKPTIWTEAWSGWFTEFGGPVHQRPVQDLAFAVARFIQKGGSFLNYYMYHGGTNFGRSAGGPFIATSYDYDAPLDEYGLIRQPKYGHLKELHRAIKLSERALVSADPTVTSLGNLQQAHVFSSEAGDCAAFLANYDTNSAARVMFNNMHYSLPPWSISILPDCRNVVFNTAKVGVQTSHMEMQPSNSEMFSWETFNEDLTSSDDSLTFTAPGLLEQINVTRDTTDYLWYITSVNIGSSESFLRGGELPTLIVESTGHTLHVFINGQPSGSAFGTRENRRFTFKEKVNLHAGTNKIALLSVAVGLPNVGGHFETWNTGILGPVALHGLDQGKWDLSWAKWTYQVGLKGESMNLVSPTGISSVEWMQGSLIAQKQQPLTWHKAYFNAPDGDEPLALDMSSMGKGQVWINGQSLGRYWTAYATGNCNECSYTGTFRPPKCQLGCGQPTQRWYHVPRSWLKPTQNLVVLFEELGGDPTRISLVKRTVSSVCADITEYHPTIKNWHIESYGRSEEFHKPKVHLHCAPGQSISSIKFASFGTAMGTCGSFQQGTCHAPTSYTTMERRCLGRQRCSVTISNSNFGQDPCPKVLKRLSVEAICSPMGSTLTYHN, from the exons ATGATGGAGACGAACAAATTCGCCAAGTGGGTTTTGGTGCTTTGCATGGTGGTGGTTCTGGGTGCTGAGTTTGTCCAGTCCGGTGTGAGTTATGACAGGAAAGCCGTCGTCATCAATGAGCAAAGAAGAATTCTTATCTCTGGTTCTATACATTATCCCAGAAGCACTCCTGAG ATGTGGGAGGATCTGATAAACAAAGCTAAAGATGGAGGCTTGGATGTAATTGAAACTTACGTCTTTTGGAATGTTCACGAGCCTTCCCCTGGCAAT TATAACTTTGAAGGTAGATACGATTTGGTGAGGTTCATAAAGACCATCCAGAAAGCAGGGCTTTATGCTCATCTTCGCATTGGCCCATACGTTTGTGCAGAATGGAATTTCGG AGGATTTCCAGTTTGGCTGAAGTATGTCCCAGGCATTAGCTTCAGAACAGATAATGAGCCTTTCAAG ATGTACATGCAACGGTTTACCGAGAAAATTGTCAGACTGATGAAGAGTGAAAATCTGTTTGAGAGCCAGGGTGGCCCTATCATACTCTCTCAG ATTGAGAATGAATATGGCCCCCAAGTTAAAGTACTCGGTGCTCCTGCTCATCAGTATATGACTTGGGCTGCAAATATGGCTGTGGGACTAAATACAGGGGTCCCCTGGGTCATGTGCAAGGAAGAAGATGCCCCAGATCCAGTG ATAAACACGTGCAATGGTTTCTATTGTGATTCTTTCACTCCCAACAAACCatacaaaccaacaatttgGACTGAGGCTTGGAGCGGGTG GTTTACAGAGTTTGGAGGACCAGTTCACCAGAGGCCTGTTCAAGATTTGGCATTTGCAGTAGCCCGGTTCATACAAAAGGGTGGATCATTTCTCAATTATTACATG TACCATGGAGGTACTAATTTTGGAAGGTCTGCTGGAGGCCCATTCATCGCAACAAGCTATGATTATGATGCTCCACTTGATGAATATG GGTTGATCAGGCAACCAAAATATGGTCATCTGAAAGAGCTTCATAGGGCTATCAAGCTATCTGAACGAGCTTTAGTTTCAGCAGATCCTACTGTTACCTCTTTGGGAAACCTTCAACAG GCTCATGTATTCTCTTCAGAAGCAGGAGATTGTGCAGCTTTTCTTGCAAACTACGACACGAACTCTGCAGCAAGAGTGATGTTCAATAACATGCACTACTCTTTGCCCCCTTGGTCCATCAGCATCCTCCCTGATTGCAGAAATGTGGTTTTCAATACGGCCAAA GTTGGAGTGCAAACATCCCACATGGAAATGCAACCTAGCAATAGTGAGATGTTCTCATGGGAAACATTTAACGAGGACTTGACATCATCGGATGACAGCTTAACGTTTACTGCTCCTGGACTTCTGGAGCAGATAAATGTTACTAGAGACACTACTGATTATCTTTGGTACATTACTAG TGTCAACATTGGTTCATCTGAGTCCTTCCTGCGTGGGGGAGAGCTCCCAACTCTCATTGTGGAATCAACAGGTCATACTTTGCATGTCTTCATCAATGGGCAACCTTCAG GTTCTGCTTTTGGGACTAGGGAGAATAGGCGATTCACGtttaaagaaaaagtcaatCTTCATGCTGGAACAAATAAAATAGCACTGCTTAGTGTGGCTGTTGGACTGCCA AATGTGGGAGGACATTTTGAGACATGGAACACTGGGATACTGGGTCCTGTGGCATTGCATGGGCTTGATCAAGGAAAATGGGACTTGTCATGGGCGAAATGGACCTATCAG GTGGGGCTTAAAGGAGAATCTATGAATCTTGTTTCTCCAACCGGAATTTCCTCTGTAGAGTGGATGCAGGGTTCATTAATTGCACAAAAGCAGCAACCATTAACTTGGCATAAG GCTTATTTTAATGCACCTGACGGTGATGAGCCATTGGCTTTGGACATGAGCAGTATGGGCAAAGGCCAAGTGTGGATtaatggccagagtcttggaaGATATTGGACTGCATATGCCACCGGTAATTGTAACGAATGCAGTTACACTGGCACTTTCCGTCCTCCAAAGTGTCAACTTGGCTGCGGTCAACCAACTCAGCGATG GTATCATGTGCCTAGGTCTTGGCTGAAACCAACGCAGAATCTAGTGGTGctttttgaagagcttggcgGAGATCCCACAAGAATTTCTCTTGTGAAGCGAACGGTGAGCTCTGTTTGTGCAGATATCACAGAATATCACCCCACCATTAAGAATTGGCACATTGAGAGTTATGGAAGATCAGAAGAATTTCACAAACCCAAAGTTCACCTACATTGTGCGCCTGGCCAATCTATTTCCTCAATCAAGTTTGCGAGCTTTGGGACTGCTATGGGAACTTGTGGAAGCTTCCAGCAGGGAACTTGCCATGCTCCTACATCATATACCACAATGGAGAGG AGGTGCCTAGGGCGACAAAGATGCTCTGTGACCATTTCGAATAGCAACTTTGGGCAGGATCCATGCCCCAAGGTGTTGAAGCGGTTGTCAGTCGAAGCAATCTGTTCTCCCATGGGTTCTACACTTACTTATCACAATTAA